Proteins found in one Paenibacillus sp. FSL R10-2782 genomic segment:
- a CDS encoding polysaccharide pyruvyl transferase family protein: protein MPNSHPMAKLKNKLSVILDVVPQGSNIIYVDYPVYNNGGDVLIMKGTEAFFKDNGIRVRARYSAMDIPDQLQIPADWIIVCHGGGNFGDLYPNHQNLRERIVRDFPSHRIVIMPQTIHFQSEQKADEVAALFNGHPDLHMFVRDTRSYTWAKDKLNQCSITLCPDMAHQLWPLKPTTETVKDVLYFLRTDIETVGGQKQFDDEADAAHRLDWDTLFTPLEVKGIVYFQKFYRLDKKIGGPLPTRTFWYKYTDHLMNKAVTLFSSYREVRTSRLHGHILACLLDMPHVVIDNSYGKNSQYYNTWTQPNPKAKLFSDTPDALEQPS from the coding sequence ATGCCGAATTCGCATCCCATGGCTAAACTGAAAAATAAGCTGAGCGTCATTCTCGACGTAGTCCCCCAAGGCTCGAACATCATTTATGTTGACTACCCCGTGTATAACAACGGTGGGGACGTACTCATCATGAAAGGCACCGAGGCGTTCTTCAAGGATAACGGTATTCGTGTTCGTGCCCGTTACAGTGCTATGGATATTCCCGATCAGCTCCAAATTCCGGCCGACTGGATTATCGTGTGTCATGGAGGCGGCAATTTCGGCGATTTATATCCAAATCACCAAAATTTGCGGGAACGTATCGTGCGGGATTTTCCGAGTCACCGCATTGTAATCATGCCACAGACGATCCACTTCCAGTCTGAACAGAAGGCCGATGAGGTCGCTGCGTTATTCAATGGTCACCCGGATTTACATATGTTTGTGCGGGACACACGCTCTTATACGTGGGCCAAGGACAAACTGAATCAGTGCAGCATCACGCTATGCCCGGATATGGCGCACCAGCTCTGGCCGTTGAAGCCGACGACAGAAACGGTCAAGGACGTACTGTACTTCCTGCGTACGGATATTGAAACCGTAGGGGGGCAAAAGCAATTCGACGACGAGGCAGATGCCGCCCACCGTCTGGACTGGGACACTCTGTTCACTCCGCTGGAAGTGAAAGGGATCGTCTACTTCCAGAAGTTTTACCGTCTGGATAAAAAAATCGGCGGTCCCTTGCCTACGCGTACCTTTTGGTACAAGTATACCGACCACCTTATGAACAAGGCGGTTACGCTGTTCAGCTCTTACCGCGAGGTGCGCACCTCGCGGCTGCACGGTCATATTCTGGCCTGCCTGCTCGATATGCCGCATGTCGTCATTGATAATTCGTACGGCAAAAACTCGCAGTATTATAACACCTGGACACAGCCTAATCCCAAGGCGAAGCTGTTCAGCGATACACCGGATGCACTGGAACAGCCGTCTTAA
- a CDS encoding thioredoxin family protein: MERIESQQQYQDLINGDGLTVVKFDTTWCPDCKTLDKFMGGIIEENADKRFFALDAEKFQPIAEENQVRGIPSLLVFRNGEKIAHLHSKYAKTPAQISEYLTTLESKQ; encoded by the coding sequence ATGGAACGCATCGAATCACAGCAGCAGTATCAGGATTTGATTAACGGTGACGGCTTGACGGTCGTAAAATTTGATACAACCTGGTGTCCGGATTGCAAGACACTGGATAAATTTATGGGTGGCATTATCGAGGAAAATGCAGATAAGCGCTTCTTTGCACTTGATGCTGAGAAATTCCAGCCGATTGCCGAGGAAAATCAGGTGCGTGGAATCCCGAGCCTGCTTGTTTTCCGTAACGGCGAAAAAATTGCTCATTTGCACAGCAAATATGCCAAGACGCCAGCACAAATTTCCGAATACCTGACCACGTTGGAATCAAAGCAATAA
- a CDS encoding glycosyltransferase, producing MLSLSIALCTRNRVDDLTRCINSIAMGGAPEACKTELWIIDDGELPKHVLERYKRQLGRAGITYRYHRKEQPGLWLSRVKTVELAQGDIILFLDDDVELPNNYLNELLRTYEAYPQAAGVGGIAQGMSNSFMGTIRCLLSFQQSLSKGKLSLSGQSGSMYNWHKAKKTFRTEFFHGCNMSFRREAIRSLEPVPWLQSYSVGEDLLLSRIAMKSGSLYINPALTLLHHESPSSRDNMEQVTYMRVMNHIHLLRDERSGPIGYAALYWTTLYQILREKPKKNHTAIQGYRRALKAIFSSQKEPMGGGQLPERNSKKTAG from the coding sequence ATGTTAAGCTTGTCCATTGCCCTGTGTACCCGAAATCGGGTTGACGATCTGACCCGATGCATCAATTCAATAGCTATGGGTGGGGCACCGGAGGCATGTAAAACCGAGCTGTGGATTATTGATGATGGAGAACTGCCCAAGCATGTGCTGGAACGCTATAAGCGTCAATTGGGCAGAGCGGGGATTACCTACCGATACCATCGCAAGGAGCAGCCGGGCTTATGGCTTTCACGTGTAAAAACGGTGGAGCTGGCACAGGGGGATATCATTTTATTTCTTGACGATGATGTTGAACTGCCGAATAACTATTTGAACGAGTTGCTACGCACCTATGAGGCTTATCCGCAGGCCGCTGGTGTCGGCGGGATTGCGCAGGGAATGAGTAACAGCTTCATGGGAACCATTCGTTGCCTGTTATCATTCCAACAGTCCTTGTCCAAAGGGAAGTTGTCTCTTAGCGGTCAGTCTGGCTCGATGTACAACTGGCACAAGGCGAAAAAGACGTTTCGAACCGAGTTTTTTCACGGCTGTAATATGTCATTTCGTCGTGAGGCGATTCGCAGTTTGGAGCCGGTACCTTGGTTGCAAAGCTATAGTGTGGGGGAAGACCTGTTACTTTCACGAATTGCCATGAAAAGCGGCTCGCTGTACATTAACCCGGCGCTTACGCTGCTTCACCACGAATCGCCGTCCTCGCGCGACAATATGGAGCAGGTTACTTATATGCGGGTGATGAATCATATTCATCTGCTGCGGGATGAGCGATCCGGGCCGATTGGCTATGCTGCGCTATATTGGACGACGCTGTATCAGATTTTGAGAGAGAAGCCCAAGAAAAATCATACTGCCATTCAAGGCTATAGAAGAGCGCTGAAGGCGATTTTTTCAAGTCAGAAGGAGCCTATGGGCGGAGGCCAACTACCTGAGCGCAATTCCAAAAAAACGGCGGGCTGA
- a CDS encoding siderophore ABC transporter substrate-binding protein: MKKNMMFLTLILALVLIVSACGKAAPATQEATGNDSSSAATTEPKTIEVKHALDENPVQVKVNPKNVVVFDFGALDTLDKLGVDVAAVAQQDLPTYLSKYKDSKYASAGTLFEPDYEKISDLSPGLIIIGGRQADAYKELSKIAPTISLAVDTKDFVNSFKKNVETLGQIFDKEDAAKQELATIDSSIKAVHDKAVASKAKGLIVLTNEGSLSAYGEQSRFGIIHDALGVTPVDPDIKVSTHGQKVSFEYVQQKNPDYIFVVDRGAVVVKEGKEQVTGKQTIENELVKKTNAFKNGHIVYLDPNYWYLSGNGLESVSEMIKEIDAAL, encoded by the coding sequence ATGAAGAAAAATATGATGTTTTTAACGCTAATACTGGCGCTGGTATTGATCGTGTCAGCCTGTGGCAAAGCGGCTCCAGCCACTCAGGAAGCAACTGGAAACGATTCATCATCTGCCGCAACAACCGAGCCCAAAACCATTGAAGTCAAGCATGCACTGGATGAAAATCCGGTTCAAGTGAAGGTTAATCCGAAAAATGTTGTTGTGTTTGATTTTGGTGCATTGGACACATTGGATAAACTGGGTGTGGATGTTGCCGCAGTAGCACAGCAGGATCTTCCTACATATTTGAGCAAATATAAAGATTCCAAATATGCAAGTGCAGGTACGCTGTTTGAACCAGATTACGAGAAAATCAGCGATCTTTCTCCTGGATTGATCATCATTGGTGGCAGACAGGCAGATGCGTACAAAGAATTGAGCAAAATTGCACCGACCATTTCGTTGGCTGTAGACACCAAGGATTTTGTGAATTCCTTTAAGAAAAACGTTGAAACACTGGGTCAAATTTTTGATAAAGAGGATGCTGCCAAACAGGAATTGGCTACGATTGATAGCTCCATCAAGGCCGTACATGACAAGGCTGTAGCGAGCAAAGCCAAAGGACTGATTGTACTGACGAATGAAGGTAGCTTGAGCGCATATGGCGAGCAATCCCGCTTTGGTATCATTCATGACGCTCTGGGCGTCACTCCTGTAGATCCTGACATTAAAGTATCCACCCATGGACAAAAGGTTTCATTTGAATATGTACAGCAAAAAAATCCGGATTACATCTTTGTCGTTGACCGTGGGGCTGTTGTGGTAAAGGAAGGCAAGGAACAGGTCACAGGCAAACAAACGATTGAGAATGAACTGGTGAAGAAAACCAATGCATTTAAAAACGGCCATATTGTGTATCTTGACCCGAACTACTGGTATCTGTCAGGTAATGGTCTGGAATCCGTATCGGAAATGATCAAGGAAATTGACGCCGCGTTGTAA
- a CDS encoding glycosyltransferase yields MSDVSIIICTRNRIKDLTRCIQSIAGQQQLEHTAVELLIVDDGDISDQQVELYRDLVSGLPQGVLKYHKKSRPGVWLSRYEALSLVRYDIVLYFDDDAELDDKLYIRRLLDTYNQDEKIVGVGGIAKGLHSSRAGKLLGILTFQMSPSLGKLSPSSLAGSLLRWGEATEVFDTEFFHGCNMSFRRDALRDMKPYPWMTSYAVADDLYMCQLASRYGKLVINPDLTIIHHESPSSRDKAGKVAKATAINHYYFLALKKAGAIQYGALLWTLSYLMFKEILRRNFNAAEGYKQGVLFILNPRKQKYNDYLGQAVQ; encoded by the coding sequence ATGTCCGATGTCTCCATTATCATTTGTACCCGCAATCGGATCAAGGATCTGACACGCTGTATACAATCTATTGCAGGACAGCAGCAACTGGAGCATACGGCTGTCGAACTGCTGATTGTGGATGACGGCGATATTTCCGACCAACAGGTCGAGCTGTACCGTGACCTGGTATCCGGCTTGCCTCAAGGCGTTTTGAAGTATCATAAAAAAAGTCGTCCCGGCGTTTGGTTGTCCCGCTATGAAGCGTTGTCTCTCGTACGGTATGATATCGTGCTGTATTTTGACGATGATGCCGAATTGGACGATAAACTCTACATCCGGCGCTTGCTGGATACCTATAATCAGGACGAAAAGATTGTGGGGGTTGGAGGGATTGCAAAGGGACTACATTCGAGCCGGGCAGGGAAGCTGCTGGGCATTTTGACATTTCAGATGTCTCCGTCTCTCGGCAAGCTTTCGCCCAGTAGTCTGGCAGGTTCATTGCTGCGCTGGGGAGAAGCGACGGAGGTTTTTGACACGGAATTTTTTCATGGCTGCAACATGTCATTCCGTCGGGATGCGCTTCGGGATATGAAGCCGTATCCGTGGATGACCAGCTATGCCGTGGCTGACGATTTGTATATGTGTCAGTTGGCGAGCCGTTACGGCAAGCTGGTTATCAATCCCGACTTAACGATCATTCATCACGAATCTCCAAGCTCGCGCGATAAGGCGGGCAAAGTAGCCAAGGCTACAGCGATCAATCACTATTATTTCCTTGCTCTGAAAAAGGCGGGAGCCATTCAGTACGGGGCGCTTTTATGGACCTTGTCCTATCTGATGTTCAAGGAAATACTACGCCGTAACTTTAATGCCGCAGAAGGATACAAGCAGGGGGTGCTGTTCATTCTGAATCCGCGCAAGCAAAAATATAACGATTATTTAGGCCAGGCGGTTCAGTAA
- a CDS encoding aldo/keto reductase has product MKKNRLGSSDLLVGEIGLGCMSVGTEEQQGVYLIHEALDRGVNLLDTADLYHHGRNEEIVGAAIRGRRQDVVLATKVGNRRMPGQEGWGWDPSKEYILSAVKESLRRLGTDYIDLYQLHGGTIDDPIDETIEAFEQLKREGVIRYYGISSIRPHVIREYVERSNIVSVMNQYSLLDRRAEEEVLSLLQERGISVIARGPVASGVLTAEGEGKAAKGYLDYEEAELLDVRKQLKTFTGAERSMGQTAIRYSLSHSAVAAVIPGASSLGQLEHNIAAASLPPLTQQEREALQQISRANRYDAQYR; this is encoded by the coding sequence ATGAAGAAAAATCGTCTGGGATCTTCGGATTTGCTGGTAGGAGAGATTGGCCTGGGTTGTATGTCGGTCGGTACGGAGGAACAGCAAGGTGTCTACCTGATCCATGAAGCGCTGGATCGGGGCGTGAACCTGCTGGATACAGCGGATTTGTACCATCACGGACGTAATGAGGAAATCGTGGGTGCAGCGATCCGTGGACGGCGACAAGACGTTGTTTTGGCGACCAAGGTCGGTAATCGGCGTATGCCGGGCCAGGAGGGCTGGGGGTGGGACCCGTCCAAAGAATATATCCTGTCTGCGGTCAAAGAAAGCCTGCGCCGCCTGGGGACGGACTATATCGACCTGTATCAGCTTCACGGAGGGACGATTGATGATCCCATCGACGAAACGATTGAGGCTTTTGAACAGCTCAAAAGGGAGGGGGTCATCCGTTATTATGGCATTTCCTCGATTCGTCCTCACGTCATCCGTGAATATGTCGAGCGTTCCAATATCGTCAGCGTCATGAATCAATATAGCTTGCTGGACCGTCGGGCAGAGGAAGAGGTACTATCCTTGCTTCAGGAGCGAGGAATCAGTGTCATTGCACGCGGGCCTGTCGCCAGCGGCGTATTGACCGCCGAAGGAGAGGGTAAGGCAGCCAAGGGATATCTGGACTACGAAGAGGCGGAGCTGCTGGACGTACGCAAGCAATTAAAGACGTTCACGGGGGCAGAGCGCAGCATGGGGCAGACGGCGATCCGTTATAGCCTGTCTCATTCGGCTGTCGCGGCTGTCATCCCGGGTGCAAGCTCATTGGGACAATTGGAGCATAATATCGCAGCAGCAAGTCTCCCGCCATTAACCCAACAGGAGCGGGAGGCGCTACAGCAGATTAGCCGGGCTAACCGCTATGATGCGCAATACCGCTGA
- a CDS encoding ATP-binding cassette domain-containing protein — protein MVEVINVSKRYGHKNVVDQVSVTVPKGTITSFIGPNGAGKSTLLSMISRLTDSDEGEILIDGQSVSLTKSEELARKISILKQTNDVNIRLTVKELVSFGRFPYSQGRLNSKDRQMVEQSMAYMGLEDMKDKHIDLLSGGQRQRAFIAMILAQDTEYILLDEPLNNLDMKHSVQIMKTLRGLVDDLGKTILVVLHDINFASCYSDYIVGMKDGRLLKQGTADEMIDSQVLKDLYDMNIPIQQIGDHKICVYFT, from the coding sequence ATGGTAGAAGTCATAAACGTATCCAAACGCTACGGGCATAAAAATGTGGTGGATCAGGTATCCGTCACCGTACCGAAAGGCACCATTACTTCCTTTATTGGACCCAACGGCGCGGGAAAAAGCACATTGTTGTCGATGATCAGTCGTCTGACAGACAGTGATGAGGGAGAAATCCTTATTGATGGGCAATCCGTGAGTCTGACGAAAAGTGAGGAGCTGGCCCGGAAGATATCCATTTTAAAACAGACGAATGATGTCAACATCCGCTTAACCGTGAAGGAACTGGTCAGCTTCGGCCGTTTTCCGTATTCCCAGGGCAGATTGAACAGCAAGGATCGCCAAATGGTCGAGCAGTCCATGGCCTACATGGGGCTGGAGGATATGAAGGACAAGCATATTGATTTGCTGAGCGGTGGACAGCGACAGCGGGCTTTTATTGCGATGATTTTGGCTCAGGACACGGAATACATACTGTTGGACGAGCCGCTGAACAATCTGGATATGAAACATTCGGTTCAGATTATGAAGACGCTGCGCGGTTTGGTGGATGATCTCGGCAAAACGATTCTGGTGGTGCTTCACGACATTAACTTTGCTTCCTGCTATTCGGACTATATCGTGGGGATGAAGGACGGCAGGCTGTTAAAGCAGGGAACTGCTGACGAAATGATTGATAGTCAGGTATTAAAGGATTTGTACGATATGAATATTCCGATCCAACAGATCGGTGATCATAAAATTTGCGTTTATTTCACATAG
- a CDS encoding hemolysin family protein has product MNEKGMSENYMGIGVSLFLFAVLIIFSAFFVATEFAIIKIRSSRVDQLVVENRKNALALQKVVNNLDGYLSACQLGITITALGLGWLGEPTVVKLLEPLFQQLNINGEFSHILAFIISFVIVTYLHVVIGELAPKTLAIRKAEAVSLLTSPVIVWFNRIMYPFIWLLNGSANRLVRLFGLQPASEHEEAHSQEEIQIILSESVESGKINNTEYGYVNRIFAFDETVAKEIMVPRTDMVCLFTNRSLKENMLTIHEEQYTRFPVATESKDQIIGMINTKQLFLEYDRNPELDFHSLIQPILTVPEVIPVNTLLKRMQKEQVHIALLVDEYGGTSGLITIEDILEEIVGEIRDEFDKDERKEIEKLTENSYLMDGKVMLSDLSDLTGLTLDDEDVDTVGGWVYSRVPEPRQGKEFIEGDVKFIIREMGKNRIRRVEIILHNESPVSELEAESDTFSRE; this is encoded by the coding sequence TTGAACGAAAAAGGGATGAGTGAAAATTATATGGGTATAGGTGTCAGTCTATTTTTGTTCGCGGTGTTGATTATATTTAGTGCTTTCTTCGTGGCTACCGAGTTTGCGATTATTAAAATCCGTTCCAGCCGGGTCGATCAGCTGGTCGTGGAAAATCGGAAAAACGCACTGGCGCTACAAAAGGTCGTCAATAATCTGGACGGCTACTTGTCTGCCTGTCAGCTTGGTATTACGATCACAGCGTTGGGACTCGGCTGGCTCGGTGAACCGACCGTGGTCAAATTGCTGGAGCCTCTTTTTCAACAGCTCAACATTAATGGGGAATTTTCACATATCCTGGCCTTTATTATTTCATTTGTCATTGTAACTTACCTGCATGTAGTTATCGGTGAGCTGGCTCCCAAAACGCTGGCGATCCGCAAAGCAGAAGCCGTAAGCTTATTGACCTCCCCGGTCATCGTATGGTTTAACCGGATTATGTATCCGTTTATCTGGCTCCTGAACGGTTCGGCCAACCGTCTGGTTCGTCTGTTTGGTCTTCAACCGGCAAGCGAGCATGAGGAAGCCCACTCTCAGGAGGAAATTCAGATCATTTTGTCCGAAAGCGTGGAAAGTGGTAAGATCAATAACACCGAATATGGCTACGTGAATCGTATCTTTGCTTTTGACGAGACCGTTGCCAAAGAAATTATGGTGCCACGTACAGATATGGTATGCTTGTTTACGAATCGCTCGCTGAAAGAAAACATGCTAACCATTCACGAAGAGCAGTATACCCGTTTTCCGGTAGCGACAGAGAGTAAGGATCAGATCATCGGTATGATTAATACCAAGCAATTGTTCCTTGAGTATGACCGCAACCCTGAGCTTGATTTCCATAGTCTGATTCAACCGATCCTGACCGTTCCGGAAGTGATACCCGTCAACACGCTGCTCAAACGCATGCAAAAGGAGCAGGTTCATATCGCCCTTCTCGTCGATGAATACGGCGGAACCTCCGGTCTGATTACCATCGAGGACATTTTGGAGGAAATTGTTGGCGAAATCCGTGACGAATTTGATAAGGATGAACGGAAGGAAATCGAGAAATTAACGGAGAACAGTTATTTGATGGATGGCAAGGTGATGCTTTCCGATCTGAGTGATCTGACTGGCTTGACGTTGGACGATGAGGACGTGGATACTGTCGGAGGGTGGGTGTATAGTCGGGTTCCAGAACCGAGACAGGGCAAGGAATTCATAGAAGGTGATGTGAAATTTATCATTCGTGAAATGGGTAAAAATCGTATTCGACGGGTGGAGATTATTCTACACAATGAATCTCCTGTATCTGAGTTGGAAGCGGAATCGGACACTTTTTCCCGGGAGTGA
- a CDS encoding DUF1836 domain-containing protein codes for MESFTLTRRDMAHLLLAMEGRRELQPLAVLQDAWRRTHIHPDRPGSTMPTFLYTEVTPVLDKIIKGKHSAAFSLQEIVSLGQLVEYSHVSLASMQNWVKRDFKEFLGSPKIGKKYSVNQAALLLIVEDLKSCLDFESIRQLFHILFQQPEDDTDDLIQPVDLYAAYSTLFEELDANGDQLLDVAGGGLAKENWNSATVQQRQEGATEELLIQAADQYTSRLQHLTPNQCQAVRNTLLVAAVSVQNSYFLSMARRYVNATLFLDFQG; via the coding sequence ATGGAGTCTTTTACCCTCACACGCCGTGATATGGCCCATTTGCTGCTGGCGATGGAAGGTCGCCGCGAATTGCAGCCGTTGGCCGTTCTTCAGGATGCCTGGAGACGCACCCATATCCATCCGGACCGTCCCGGCAGCACGATGCCGACATTTTTGTACACTGAGGTAACGCCTGTGCTGGATAAAATTATCAAGGGCAAGCACAGCGCAGCTTTTTCGCTACAGGAGATTGTTTCTCTTGGTCAACTGGTCGAATATAGCCATGTTTCATTGGCCTCTATGCAAAATTGGGTCAAACGCGACTTCAAGGAATTTCTCGGATCGCCGAAGATCGGTAAAAAATATTCAGTCAACCAGGCCGCACTGCTGCTCATTGTGGAGGATTTGAAATCGTGCCTTGATTTTGAATCCATCCGTCAGTTATTTCATATCCTGTTCCAGCAGCCGGAGGATGATACGGATGATCTAATCCAGCCGGTCGATTTGTACGCTGCTTATTCAACCTTGTTTGAGGAGCTGGATGCGAATGGAGATCAACTGCTGGATGTGGCAGGGGGCGGGCTTGCCAAAGAAAACTGGAATTCTGCTACAGTGCAGCAGCGTCAGGAGGGTGCGACAGAGGAATTGCTGATTCAGGCGGCAGATCAATACACCAGCCGTTTGCAGCATTTGACCCCTAACCAGTGTCAAGCCGTTCGGAATACATTGCTGGTAGCTGCGGTATCGGTGCAAAATAGTTATTTTTTGTCCATGGCACGCAGGTATGTAAATGCGACGTTGTTTCTGGACTTTCAAGGGTAG
- a CDS encoding oligosaccharide flippase family protein: MSTWTAARKVFTGDSLAKTIMRTSFNNFFVLIVTTLTSILTARMLGVEGKGELAAVLFWPTLIGSVLSFGLPTSLIYNLKKKTGTTEELLALSLWIQLPASLLAGAVAWICMPLWLNGYGADIVHLSQLYCAATVPLAVLTALTTALSQGLDRFSVYNGLLFYYPLLNFIGLVTLWLMGLLNVQLAGAVNFAASFLALVWAFLRLRKHMNLRAFRPFTSRQVLRPYYSYGARVYGMELMGTLSTQTDKIVIVALLSPKAFGLYSVVYALSRVFNVVQNAVTNVTFPKVTGMEHSKIVETVGRAFRISMAAMLIVIVPALFIGRYLLGLLYGPAFLEASLTFYLLSLECIIGGGSWILASAFNALGRPGLVLFRQIVAYAITVGLFFICTPIFGLDGIAIALLVGACVRLAFSLFSFPMFFDVPLSRIIFDKSDITFVIQTIQKKRRKGELKDAEFASHG, encoded by the coding sequence ATGAGCACATGGACAGCAGCAAGGAAAGTATTCACGGGGGACAGTCTCGCCAAAACGATCATGCGCACGAGCTTCAACAATTTTTTCGTGCTGATCGTGACGACCCTGACCTCCATCCTGACCGCACGCATGCTCGGAGTAGAGGGGAAAGGAGAACTGGCGGCAGTTCTGTTCTGGCCTACGCTGATCGGCAGCGTACTGAGCTTTGGCTTGCCAACGTCGCTGATTTATAACCTCAAGAAGAAAACAGGTACGACGGAAGAATTGTTGGCGTTGTCGCTGTGGATTCAGTTGCCTGCCAGCTTGCTGGCGGGTGCGGTGGCCTGGATATGTATGCCGCTGTGGCTGAATGGCTATGGTGCGGATATTGTCCATCTGTCGCAGCTTTATTGTGCGGCTACGGTACCGCTGGCGGTGCTTACGGCGCTGACAACAGCATTATCGCAAGGGCTGGATCGGTTTAGCGTATATAATGGGCTGCTGTTTTATTATCCGCTGCTGAACTTCATCGGTCTGGTGACGCTGTGGCTGATGGGGCTGCTCAATGTGCAACTGGCGGGGGCCGTTAATTTTGCCGCGAGCTTCCTTGCGCTGGTCTGGGCGTTCCTCCGTTTGCGCAAGCATATGAATTTGCGTGCTTTCCGCCCGTTCACCAGCCGCCAGGTACTCCGCCCTTATTATAGCTATGGAGCGAGAGTCTACGGGATGGAGCTGATGGGGACATTGTCCACACAAACAGACAAAATCGTCATCGTGGCGCTGCTGTCCCCCAAGGCGTTTGGTCTGTACTCTGTCGTCTATGCTCTGTCGCGTGTCTTCAATGTGGTGCAAAATGCCGTCACGAATGTAACCTTTCCGAAGGTGACCGGAATGGAGCACAGCAAAATTGTCGAAACCGTCGGTCGTGCTTTTCGCATCTCCATGGCTGCTATGCTGATCGTCATCGTGCCGGCATTGTTCATTGGACGATACTTGCTGGGCTTGCTGTATGGCCCCGCTTTTCTGGAAGCATCGTTAACCTTCTACCTGCTGTCACTGGAGTGCATCATTGGAGGCGGCTCCTGGATTCTGGCTTCGGCCTTCAACGCATTGGGGCGGCCAGGGCTGGTGCTGTTTCGGCAAATTGTGGCATATGCGATTACTGTCGGGCTGTTTTTTATTTGTACCCCGATCTTCGGTCTGGACGGCATTGCCATTGCTCTGCTCGTAGGCGCTTGTGTACGGTTGGCATTCTCGCTGTTTTCATTCCCGATGTTTTTCGATGTTCCGTTATCACGGATTATTTTTGATAAGAGTGATATCACATTTGTTATTCAGACCATACAAAAGAAGCGCAGGAAGGGAGAACTGAAAGATGCCGAATTCGCATCCCATGGCTAA
- the bacA gene encoding undecaprenyl-diphosphate phosphatase produces the protein MDILSSIIMGIIEGLTEFLPVSSTGHMILTADLLGLNTENDTVKTFEVIVQLGAVLAVVVLYWRRFLSLFDFRRRISSQPRLNLLHIILAMIPAGVIGVLFRDVIKQYLFGPQTVLYSLVIGGLLMIAAEKFHPPIKSHTVDDITYKQAFTIGLFQVLALWPGFSRSGSTMSGGLFARVSHTAAAEFTFLVSVPVMLGASGIDMIKSMDHLSMSDFPVFAAGFITAFIVGMLAIKTFLGLLKRLSLTSFAIYRFVLAAVFFFIIL, from the coding sequence GTGGATATTTTATCATCTATTATTATGGGTATTATTGAAGGGCTGACAGAGTTTTTGCCGGTCTCTTCGACGGGTCATATGATCCTGACGGCTGATCTTCTGGGGTTAAACACGGAGAATGATACGGTCAAAACGTTCGAGGTTATTGTGCAGTTGGGTGCTGTGCTGGCGGTTGTTGTATTGTACTGGCGCAGGTTCCTGAGCTTATTTGATTTCAGACGCAGAATCTCTAGCCAGCCGCGTCTGAACCTGCTACACATTATTTTGGCCATGATCCCTGCGGGTGTGATTGGCGTGCTGTTCCGTGATGTTATCAAGCAATACCTGTTTGGCCCTCAAACTGTTCTGTACAGTCTGGTCATCGGAGGCTTGCTCATGATCGCGGCTGAAAAATTCCATCCACCCATTAAATCGCATACGGTGGATGACATTACGTATAAACAGGCTTTTACGATTGGCTTGTTCCAGGTCCTGGCTTTATGGCCCGGCTTCTCCCGTTCAGGCTCAACCATGTCCGGGGGCCTATTCGCCCGTGTAAGCCATACAGCAGCCGCTGAATTTACATTCTTGGTTTCTGTTCCAGTCATGCTGGGCGCATCGGGCATTGATATGATCAAAAGCATGGACCATCTGTCCATGAGCGATTTTCCGGTGTTCGCGGCAGGCTTTATCACTGCCTTTATCGTCGGAATGCTGGCGATCAAAACGTTCCTAGGTCTGCTCAAACGCTTGAGCCTGACTTCATTCGCCATCTACCGCTTCGTACTGGCGGCTGTGTTCTTCTTCATTATTTTGTAA